From one Nothobranchius furzeri strain GRZ-AD chromosome 2, NfurGRZ-RIMD1, whole genome shotgun sequence genomic stretch:
- the LOC129165485 gene encoding zinc finger protein ZFP2-like isoform X1, which translates to MYSGESLMDFVNKQVATARKLITKVEEALAQFEEGLGDQRRLSDVSWEPQSRSHGAELPQHHVWENKMALTDQQLSKQKWTSSLDQKEPEPPLMKEGQQELLIHQHEGQFLLKQEVVTFMETSPSEETDCHEPEPNKNQPLCQSTTEAENQDQGGCRKENSESNSKEELTHNKICQSKDHRDSVDDKKQKRHKRAHTGEKPYPCKTCGKCFSVSSSLTTHMRIHTGEKPYSCKTCGKCFSDSSHLTKHMRTHTGEKPYPCKTCGKCFNVSSSLTTHMRIHTGEKPYSCKTCGKCFSDSGSLTTHMRTHTGEKPYPCKICGKCFSDSGSLTTHMRTHTGEKPYPCKMCGKCFSDSGSLTTHMRTHTGEKPYPCKMCGKCFSVSGSLTKHMRTHTGEKPYSCKTCGKCFSDSGSLTTHMRTHTGEKPYPCKMCGKFFSDSGSLTTHMRTHTGEKPYPCKTCGKCFSDSSSLTTHMRIHTGEKPYPCKTCGKCFIDSSSLTKHMRIHTGEKPYSCKTCSKCFSDSSSLTTHMRIHTGEKPYPCKTCGKCFSNSGSLTAHMRTHR; encoded by the coding sequence AACTTCCACAGCATCATGTCTGGGAAAACAAGATGgctctgactgaccagcagctctctaAGCAGAAATggacctccagtttggaccagAAGGAACCAGAACCTCCACTGATGAAAGAGGGACAACAAGAACTCCTTATCCATCAGCATGAAGGGCagtttcttctgaagcaggaagttGTTACCTTCATGGAGACTTCTCCTTCTGAAGAAACAGACTGTcatgaaccagaaccaaacaAGAACCAACCCTTGTGTCAGAGTACTACAGAAGCTGAGAACCAAGATCAGGGTGGATGCAGGAAAGAAAACTCAGAATCAAACAGCAAAGAAGAACTGACACATAATAAAATATGCCAATCCAAAGATCACAGAGACAGTGtagatgataaaaaacaaaaaaggcacaagagggctcacacaggtgagaagccatatccatgtaaaacttgtggtaaatgttttagtgtcagtagttccttgactacacacatgagaattcacacaggtgagaagccatattcatgtaaaacttgtggtaaatgttttagtgacagtagtcacttgactaaacacatgagaactcacacaggtgagaagccatatccatgtaaaacttgtggtaaatgttttaatgtcagtagttccttgactacacacatgagaattcacacaggtgagaagccatattcatgtaaaacttgtggtaaatgttttagtgacagtggttccttgactacacacatgagaactcacacaggtgagaagccatatccatgtaaaatttgtggtaaatgttttagtgacagtggttccttgactacacacatgagaactcacacaggtgagaagccatatccatgtaaaatgtgtggtaaatgttttagtgacagtggttccttgactacacacatgagaactcacacaggtgagaagccatatccatgtaaaatgtgtggtaaatgttttagtgtcagtggttccttgactaaacacatgagaactcacacaggtgagaagccatattcatgtaaaacttgtggtaaatgttttagtgacagtggttccttgactacacacatgagaactcacacaggtgagaagccatatccatgtaaaatgtGTGGTAAATTTTTTAGTGACAGTGgttccttgactacacacatgagaactcacacaggtgagaagccatatccatgtaaaacttgtggtaaatgttttagtgacagtagttccttgactacacacatgagaattcacacaggtgagaagccatatccatgtaaaacttgtggtaaatgttttattgacagtagttccttgactaaacacatgagaattcacacaggtgaAAAGCCATATTCGTGTAAAACTTgtagtaaatgttttagtgacagtagttccttgactacacacatgagaattcacacaggtgagaagccatatccatgtaaaacttgtggtaaatgttttagtaacAGTGGTTCCTTGactgcacacatgagaactcacaggtga